The nucleotide sequence ttcttcttcttcagcaaATTCGCAAGTGAGTTGGCATTATATACCACCTGCATGTAACATATTTCCCTCTTCAAATAAATATCTCTTCGAAGTCTATTATTAACACTAAGCTAAATTTATATTGCATGAGCATGTTCTCTTATTTAAGAAATAAACCTGATGTGTAAGATAGTGATCCGGATGATTGACCAGAAAAAAGTGCTCCACAAGCTCACTTGTAGATTCGTCTGCATCTGGTGGAACATTCCGGACAAGGACCTGCGAAAAACCAAAGAAATTAGTTTGGTACACGAGCACGGGCTTACAGTGTTGTTTTATCCTCTCTTTTTGTATCACTACAATATTCCAAGTTCACTGTATCAATCAATTATTCCAAGAAAGGAAATCAAAGCCGCCACCTAACCTCCAATGTTTGAAATATGAAGGCACCACATTACTAAGTCCGAAAATGCTTGCAAGTACAATAATCTGAAGTATACCGAGCACACAATCAATCTCACCGTAAACTGATCTGGTCGGCGTTTTTCTGTTGCAAGAAAATGCAGCCTCATATTGGCAACTTTTTCATACTCCTTCAGCAGCACATAGCATGTCCAAATGGAAAAGACATAAGCCATCACTATATGACTCCAGAATCTGTGAAATACAGTCacatttttatttctcttatattttaatattaaaaaaaaaggatgagtATACTacagaaaaaaaacaattaaatgctAATACGATAGAATTTATTATGTTGCCCAAATATCCAAAAGGACCATGTGTTTTACAGAAATGGCAGAGTTCTAATTATCATACACATCTAAAAATGACAATTTAAGATGGATAAGGGGGGTTTCCAACCTTTGCGATTTTTCTGGGACGTTTGATATCGAGAACttatcaatgtcacttgaagtAACATTTTTTGACTTTTCCATATCCAAAGTGCTATTCGTATAGTTGACTGGTACCAAAACGGCCCATGCAAGGAATACTATAGGAACAAAGATTTTAAGCCtacaagaaaaaaagggaataaGGCAATAAACATCAGctaacaaattatatttacaaggGGAAATTTGGGCATGGGTGCTTAGTTAAAGCAGAACAAGTTTATGTGATGGGAAAGCGAggaatcatataagaaagaCAAGTGAAACGTAAAATTAGTATACGATCACCGCAAAGCCTTTGAAGTAAGTACatgatgaaagaaaaaaaaaagaataagaaaaacaAGCATACCCTATCAAGTAAATCCGCAAGTAAACTGCAGAATCCAATCCTGCATGATCAATAAGCTCTGGTTCTGGCATCCTCAGCGCAGCGGGCATCCAATTCAGAAACCTCAAGTATGACCTGAAGTCCAGATTGACAAACTTGCGCACAAACGCGCCAGAATGAGTGGGACTCTCCCTTAGTCCCTTCAAATACCATTTTGGAAAGTAGACCCTGTCGTTGAAGGGTTGAAGCCTAAGAAAGGCAAACACTATAAAGAAAATGAGCGCGCTGAGAATATTGATGCCTGCTGCAACCCCTAAATCTCCAAGCGTAGCCATTTATCCACAACCAACAACGCAATAACCTGTAACGAGTATGACCACAGAGAAACAAAAACCATGAACCCAATTTCTCACAACCTTGTAACCACTGGACTACGAAATTGCAAAGCAATCCAGTCCAGCCAAAATGGTAACATTTTATTCTACTCTGAAAACTATGCATATGCtaccaaaaacatttttaccaAGAAAAGGCTACAATATTATATGAACAAACTTCCGTCTTTCGTTCATGTTATACAGTCTCTGAATCAAACACTAGTCCATCAATTGTAAAACATTTTCCCATATTTTCCATAAAAAGTGATCAATTCTTAAGTCTTTAAACAACTACAAACAAGTTaggaacaaattaattaaatacttaTTCGATGTGAACGATGAAATTACACCGTACTTGTTCTTAGAAAATTACAATTCCCGGGAAAACCATCGCCTTAGGATCAAACAcagataaaattaaaaatcagtTCAATCtcacatacaacaacaacaaatcattttcccactaagtggggtcgattatatgaatcctaaaacgtcATTGCGCTAAGTTCTGGATCacgtcttccgttagatccaagtactctaagtcttttctcaCATAGCTGCAGAAAATTCTGTACAAAGCCTTTTCTCACATAGCTGCAGAAAATTCTATACAATTACTAACAGACACACTAAGGCATAAAAACCCAAATTATAACAAATTAATACAAATTAAGCAGGTTTAAGGCTAATACTGAGACTTAACTTCACAATTTGGCTGATAAAACACcgtaaaattaataaataatgaaagaaggaaagaaaacaaaccAGGGTTTTCTTGGATCGGGGAAGTTGAATGGGAAAGTGATCGAATTGCTTCAAATTCCAATCAAAGAAAGCatatttccttctttctttctttattttcctCTCTCCTTCCAAGGAAATCCAGAACTCACGCTAATATGAATGTGCTTCCACTGTGCAAAGTCTGCAACTTTGAATCACAGCCACTGAGAGAATTAACAAATAAGTGGCGAATCAAACTCCAGCAATCGCATTCCGGGCACAGTAGAAATTGCAATAAAACAGTGGGACGTCGTTTTTTGTGGAAATGCGAATtccggagagagagagagaaagagagagagagagagagagagggaattgggggagggagggagggaggagggaggagggaggagagagagagagaggagggtgGTGGTTTTAGCGGTTTGGTTAGCGTCAGTTTTAATTTATACCGTATGGTTTTTTCTGGATTTAGTCAAAATTAGTCTTAATAACAACGTCGTTTACTTATCGTTCGATGTCGGCAAGGCGTGTGCGGACAGTGGGGATGTCCAACGGCTACTTTTATGTGAGTGTCTGGACTGTAAGATGGCGATGGCGGGTTCACGCGCGGTTTGGTGGGAGTGGAGAGCACGGGCCAATTGCATTGGGAAGTGGTTGGGGCTGTTCAGCTCccaccaaaattgagtgggttgGTTGGAGATTAATCATTGGTTGGGTAAGAAAGATTAGGGTAAGGTGGGGTTGCCCATGGCGTTCACAGGTATCTGTCGCTTTCGCATAGGCATGAGATTTTCCCAAGAGAATTCTCTCTTGATTATCTTTATGAGATCAGGATAAAATCTTTAAATCGtgtctgttcatcgtatatcgtgttactatttttcgtcaggtactatttatatttaatttaaaataaaaatatttaaaatgatttctaatcgcacaatatacaataaacggATACAATTGAAAACCCGGAGACGATCCTCATTCAAGATTTTCATACtgattttattttggtttaagtTAATGTTAATTGATCTTATTTGGTGTAAAACTTACCCTAATCATTATATCAAAAATTTTCTTATTAGCGGCATGGTATTATGCATCCGTCCTatgttatatttttctttctcaagCTAAGGGGGTGTACTTAATTGGGATTTTGAGagtttaattcttttaatgaatctatgagtattcaattaggattttaagtcattatctgaaattcaaggtgtattcaattagaattttaaaatagtttaaaatccttataaatccaagtgtattcaattataactttaaagaagtttataacattcctggtatattcaattagaaattgattttaaagaatttgagaaagttgaggaatcagAGGAAATTatagagatttcgtagtgtattttaagcatccacaaatctcacatctcccgataagatttcgagggaattgaatcaaaattttatataaaatctctacaaatcaattaaactccataaaaatccatggatttataaatctattaaagtctctcaaattctcaattgaatacacccccttaaATGTATTTGGTTTGACGGCCACGCCACTTTAGGTATTACCAATTTAGCTAGAGTTAcatgttaattaatttaagGTTTTGGTTGTTCAGGATTTTACAAGCATTGCTTAAGGCCATGTTTGATTGTTGTGATTCAGAGTCCAGATTTTGTGGTATGAGTGAATTTTGTACGTTACAGTTTTTGTACTTTTAGATTTGTTGCTCTTTTTTAATCCGATGATGTGTAAATTCCAACTTATGGAGAATAAGATTCGATATTAGACCTCCACAAAGTTCCTTTTCAATATTAGAAAGAGACATACGACTAAACATAGATATTGCAAGAGAATTTATGTTAACTCTgtactacatattttttttcttggtgaaataataaaatatatattaagaaATGCTAAAGAAACTCTCTCAAAGTGAGATTTTTCACGGACTCTCAGCCACCTCATAtttttagtacaatattttataatgttgacatgtgaattgtgtcaaaaatataaaataacgattaatttattgaaaatcTTATTTTTTAAAGAGTCCCTTTGGCGGTGCTCGATTTATgagcaaaaagaaacaaaaaaaagagaagtGGTTAGCAATGAATGAGAGACATAAAAGGAGAAGTGGTTGACGACGATTTGTTTTTTAGGGAAAGGGATTTTCTTCAgatattttcttcctaattCATCAAATCATGAGATCTAACGATTACAAATAAAGGTTTcaatttaaaagttataataacttcagcCGTTTGATCCATTTTTAACGACACATATCCTTTGATTTGATTGATTAGAAGGAATAGATTTGAAGACCATCCATTTCCGTTTTTGGGAAGGCAAACTTTAGGAGGGAGTATGATGTGTCGTGAGCGTGTGAATTGAGTGTCTGCTACTCGCCGATTAGATTAAGACAAGCTGCAACGGGAACGATACTCTCACACGGTTGTGGTTCTTGGTGTGTGACAGATTAAGAGGACATGGACAAATGGAATTATTTTTTACAAGGGCCCCAAAAATGTCACAatcagaaggaaaaaaaaaatgtcacaaTGACAGCAAAGACGTAAAAGGATATGATATTTGTGGTAAGTTGGTAACGCACGATTTTATTTGTTGGTATATTAAAATATCAACAATTATGACGTTTTGGTTTTGGATCTTAGTCTAAAATGTCATAAAGAAATATCTTTAGGATCATGGAGCTTGTGACTTTCTTACTTATTTGGGGGGAGAGAATGTGTATTTTCTTATGATGCATGTCGGGTAGGAAATTTTTAAAGTTTCTTAGTGGAATACACGTAATCAACAATAATGCTCAAGAGATTTGAACTCAGTAGTTTGAAAATTATCTTTACGGCGGGGGTATTCAATTCAGATTTTGAGaggttttatttcttttaataattttagaagtattcaattaggatttcaaACGAGTATTTGAGATTCAACATGTATTTAATCGAAATTTTTAAGATAGTTTGTTAAAATCTTTAAAAATTTGAGTGTATTCAATTATGATTTTAAAGGAATTTATAATATTCAAGATGCACTCAAttagaaatttattttaaagattTGAAAAGGTTGAGGAATTTGAAGGACTAGAGAGTTCTCATAGTATATTTTAAGAATTCACAAATCTTACATATTTCTCTGAAATTTTGAGGGAAtcgaatcaaaattttatatggaatctctacaaatcaatgaAACTCCatcaaaattcatgaatttataaatccattaaaatccttcaaaatctcaattgaatagaCGAGGAGCATTTTTTGTAgttaaattttattgttttgtatAAAACTTATAGTTGTAAGAAGCTTGTGGTCTTTTTagttaattttgttagtttacGTCTAAAACGAGCACGTGAAAAACATGCGGTCATATGTTAGGCAACAaaaccttattttataaaatgatcACATAATTTTCACGATACAAAAATTGAGCTAATTAGATTGATGACCATGTAATTTTCAAGGCGGACATCCAAAGATTAACATGTCAATTAACACTAAATTTAACACCATATATAATCGATTGATTTGATTCCAAAGTTCCAAATTTTGGACTGAATGGTAGGCAACATCATTGGGttcaatattatatatatatatatatatatacgattCTTGCATTTACTTTTGCTTAATTTAGTCATCCATTTGACATTTTATACAAGGCAAAATTACAAATGGAGCATTGTAATCATTGTGAGACTTTTTTTACAAGAAAGTAAGGTTTTCTTTTGGCCGGTCCGTTTTCTTTTGGCCAGTCCAAGAAAGCATGCGTACAATATTATCCAGCTTTCAGTTTTGATTCTGTGCAGATCCGTTGCCGCGTTAAACAGTTTTGCCACGTTATGTAGAAAGAGCTGTTTCTTTGTGTGTAAATCATATTATAATGTGACATGTATACAGAAATAACTCGTTAAAATAGTTAGAAGCATGTAGGAAACCTGCGTACAAGGCATGCCATGCTATGATTATGAATATATGGCAGCTTATGCAGTTTCTTGACCTCCCAGTTTGAGTTTAATGTCAAACAATTTGAGATTTATGCGGTTCCCCACATCAACCTACAGCCTAAAAGTACGTGGTCGACTACTAATTGCATTGAGACCTTTTCAGATAGAACCTCGTACAGCCTCATACTTTTAGAATTTTCCTTCCTGTTTTAATATCATACGATGTATGCAACTGATCGAAGAAGGGAAGAGAGTGAGTTACGAAGCACCAGTAGTACGTTATTATGGTCGAACATGAAATTTTATCAAACGGAAACATAAACACAACGAACATGATTGGCTAAAGATCAATGGGGTCGAAGCAAAATGTTGACATTTATATGAAGTAATATACAATGCCGTTTTTCGATGTTATTCTGCAGCTAGGAGTCTGCATATTGCACCCCCATTATACAAAACAAGAGATGAAATCATCTGGTGCGAATGCTTATTTACAGATACTGCAGATGCTTGGCAATccgaaagaagaagaattaggACTTTTGTTCTTCTGAAGTCACCTTGTCTAGGCATGTCTATCAAGCGTGATGTTCCATGTACTACCTCCCTGACATTAGATTGACTAGATCAGCTTCATTGTCATAAATTGAACCGACATCCCAGTCCTCGTTCGACGATGTAAGTGTCATCAACGCAACCACAATCGATCTCATGCTCGGCCTCAGTTGAGGGTTTTCTTGTGTGCAAGCTTGGGCAAGTTGTGCCATCTGCAACAGAAAAGCCAGCATTGCTTTGCTTATGAGAAATAGGACTAGTCATTGATTAGGATCTTATGGTTTAAGGGGTGGAATTTTACCTTACTGATTGAGTCAAGAGGACAATCATCGCCGAGTCTGGGGTCGATTAGTTTACCAAGATCTTCTCTGGGATCAGACAGATTAAGAACATTTTCGAACTGCATCACATTAAGTACGTTTTCTTGTCAGTCAAGTTATGGAAACCGTTTATATGAGGTTTTACTTATTGGAAAGCAGAGGAGGAAAAAACTACCAAATCAACCAGTCCCTTTGATTCAGCAACATATTCATTTGTCCTGACAACAGCTTCTTTAGCAGATATTAGTTCGAAAAGAACGACACCAAAGGCGTAAACATCTATCTTTGGAGAAACATCGCCGTATTGAGCATACCTAGATAATCCATCATGTCACTTAATAGGGTAAAAGTTAACATAAAATTGAGTAGACGTGTGATTATCTCAATGCGAGAATCTCTCATATATGTCGAGATGCAAATTACTTGTGTATCGTTCAGATTATCAAGATAAACAGAACTAATATTCACATCAGTGAACAAAGGTAATCTTGTCCAAAACATTGACGGAGACGGAGACATAATAAGCGTCATCCAGTAACGATGAATGAAATGGtgaaaaataaaagatggaGAATAATTGCGTACTCTGGAGGCATGTATCCGAATGTGCCTACAAGACGAGTCTGCAATGAAGCACTTCCATATTCAGACAGTTTTGTGAGCCCGAAATCTGCAACCTGCGTGAAAATTTAATGTTACATATACATCATATAGAACAATTTCGTAGCCTGCATAACAGTAAAGGCATTTTTAGAACCTTTGCACGAAAGTTTTTGTCTATTAAGATGTTCGCGGACTTGATGTCACGGTGAATGTAGACTGGAACTGTATGTTCATGGATGTATTCGAGTCCTCGAGCTGAATCCAAGGCTATTTGCATCCTTGTTGACCACGGCAATGGATCTAGACCTGCGAGAAAAAGCTGTGATATCAGAAAGAGGCATGGAAATTAGATGCTCTACGGACAGATGCATTATCTTTCTCACCTGAAGAGCCACGCAAATGTTGGCTCAAGTTACCATTCTCAATGTACTCGTAGACCAGAAATAAAGAGTCCTCGACACAATATCCAATCAACCGCACCTgtgcaaaaacaaaatattaatacATGATATTGATCAATGCACTTCAATCCAAGTTGGATAAAGGCCTCGGATaaaacaaattcaatttttcaGTATCATGATACTGTCATGGGGAAGGCAGAATACCAGGTTCAAGTGATGAACATGTGTTAAAACTTTCAGTTCAGCCAGGAACTCTTTTGTTGCTTGCATATCCATCCTTTTGATCGCTGCTTTCTGCTCGATAGCAGGAGAAAAGAGTCAGCCACTCGATTTTGCGCACTAGTGTCAGGTCAGATGACAAGCACTTAATAGTTACATCTTCAGTGATCAGTTCAAGAATTTTTCCTCGTATCTAAATTATTATATGAATATGAAGCTCATAGGAAACTTTGTGGATGGAACGTAGAAGCAAGAGCGCAAACCTCGCCTCTAAGTTCTGCGTAGTAAACAGATCCAAATCCGCCTTGGCCAATCTTATTAGAAATGTTGAAGTTGCTAGTCGCCTTAGCAAGCTCTTCATATGAAAACTCCACTGATTTGTCCACGGTTATGCCTATAAGGCCAGGAGAAGAAGCACCAACTAGAGCAAACGAATCCAAAGTTTTCTCTGAAGTATGTCCAGAAACTAAAGCCACAGGACAAAAAACTACCAATTACTCAAAAAGTGAGACAACCATACGAAAATCTTCAGTTGAAATACATTTTTTCGTGTTAGTACTGCTACAAATAAGAGACATTGAAATGGAAATTTACCGT is from Malus sylvestris chromosome 5, drMalSylv7.2, whole genome shotgun sequence and encodes:
- the LOC126623708 gene encoding lysM domain receptor-like kinase 3 isoform X2, with the translated sequence MRIFAAEGNIQVKFLALHFFLLLSFKAKAKCKTGCNALASYYVWEGSKLTYIGHIFGQQTQEILKHNHGVAPDKDLVVGTRLSVPFSCDCLNGDFLGHTFEYTTQHGDTYKKIAESAYANLTTVEWLQRMNFYAETKIPDKVPINVTVNCSCGNKHVSKDYGFFETYPLRPGEDLSSLASETGVPAPLLKMYNQGSGFSSGNGLVFVPARDQNGSFPPLKLSAAGITGGAIAGICVAGASAALTLALLLYIWHYRKKVVEEAPSLSAASLEDRYIQREHVFCPVALVSGHTSEKTLDSFALVGASSPGLIGITVDKSVEFSYEELAKATSNFNISNKIGQGGFGSVYYAELRGEKAAIKRMDMQATKEFLAELKVLTHVHHLNLVRLIGYCVEDSLFLVYEYIENGNLSQHLRGSSGLDPLPWSTRMQIALDSARGLEYIHEHTVPVYIHRDIKSANILIDKNFRAKVADFGLTKLSEYGSASLQTRLVGTFGYMPPEYAQYGDVSPKIDVYAFGVVLFELISAKEAVVRTNEYVAESKGLVDLFENVLNLSDPREDLGKLIDPRLGDDCPLDSISKMAQLAQACTQENPQLRPSMRSIVVALMTLTSSNEDWDVGSIYDNEADLVNLMSGR
- the LOC126623708 gene encoding lysM domain receptor-like kinase 3 isoform X1 — protein: MRIFAAEGNIQVKFLALHFFLLLSFKAKAKCKTGCNALASYYVWEGSKLTYIGHIFGQQTQEILKHNHGVAPDKDLVVGTRLSVPFSCDCLNGDFLGHTFEYTTQHGDTYKKIAESAYANLTTVEWLQRMNFYAETKIPDKVPINVTVNCSCGNKHVSKDYGFFETYPLRPGEDLSSLASETGVPAPLLKMYNQGSGFSSGNGLVFVPARDQNGSFPPLKLSAAGITGGAIAGICVAGASAALTLALLLYIWHYRKKVVEEAPSLSAASLEDRYIQREHVSGHTSEKTLDSFALVGASSPGLIGITVDKSVEFSYEELAKATSNFNISNKIGQGGFGSVYYAELRGEKAAIKRMDMQATKEFLAELKVLTHVHHLNLVRLIGYCVEDSLFLVYEYIENGNLSQHLRGSSGLDPLPWSTRMQIALDSARGLEYIHEHTVPVYIHRDIKSANILIDKNFRAKVADFGLTKLSEYGSASLQTRLVGTFGYMPPEYAQYGDVSPKIDVYAFGVVLFELISAKEAVVRTNEYVAESKGLVDLFENVLNLSDPREDLGKLIDPRLGDDCPLDSISKMAQLAQACTQENPQLRPSMRSIVVALMTLTSSNEDWDVGSIYDNEADLVNLMSGR